One window of Chionomys nivalis chromosome 10, mChiNiv1.1, whole genome shotgun sequence genomic DNA carries:
- the Fscb gene encoding fibrous sheath CABYR-binding protein: MEESDEPEQPISLGRQEFRRRRRPSQPMVDKSQQTDAPEKKKPMAVVQPPVPKATLSIGNISGSKDNYSAKEYESLRLSSQLQQTWMKRKRGMEMTDKSLQTEASVEEKAKAILTDKTLTLEETPVGVGETAPELPQCVPEVEIPTSRPTARLIDRSQQTSCTGDFSVMYICPKETVDKEQQTYFSELEITIMNMPGSSLLKPKEETIPVTQEGSSFEVDGSLELEVLSAEKVPDAMMPFTGGAFSGEIQALTADELPSKAPGDISHLSVQGALSYEPYDREYLQHAEVDHEEQPIEIVVPFTEVFVKIQNVAGEEESATAEESTDEGQPLPSEGAFKEVQPPLDNHTLEAVSAEIAVVLAEEFPTDVFEGGQHPSAEDAPEEVAPARVLPPPAEEAHAEASLPPAEEAPAKVQPPPDEEAPAETPPAPAEEAPEETSLPPAEEAPAETPPSPAEEAPAEVQPPPAKEAPAEAPPAPAEEVSPEAPPAPAEEVPAEALLAPAEEAPAEASPAEEAPARSPPAPAEETPVEAPPAPAEEAPAEAPPAEEAPAEPPPAPAEEAHAEAPPAPAEEAPAEAPPAPAEEAPAEAPPAEEAPAEPPPAPAEEALAEAPPAPAEEAPAEVPPAPAEEAPAEVPPAPAEEAPAEAPPAPAEEAPAEAPPAPAEEAPAETPPAEEAPAEPPPAPAEEALAEAPPAPAEEAPAEAPPAPAEEAPAEAPPALAEEAPAEAPPAEEAPAEPPPAPAEEALAEAPPAPAEEAPAEAPPIPPEEAPVEASPAPAEEAPVEVPPPPSEEASEVAPPVPAEEGPEEALLSPAEEAPAEISPPPVEEAPAEISPPPTEEAPVEAPPAPAEEAPAEAPPVPPEEAPVEVPPPPAEEAPAEAPPPPAEEAPAEPPPAPAEEAPTEAPPAPAEEAPAEPPPAPAEEAPTEAPPAPAEEALVEASPLPVEEAPAEAPPAPAEEASVEAPPAPAEEAPAEAPCLSADDTPAEVEFPPTQEPPLQGASVEVQPLSAEEVFTNVVPVEDGPTAETGSPSSEGAPPEEPTVETQVTSVEESPEKTSADVQPPPPETPAEDSPVVKQPSKTDGVPIQEFPMQDTPDEGSLAPSEQCPEDKTLLKEHQLPPVADITEKELDSSLTGDRNSEGTDPTPADVSRSKDEPISTFKIAGTIKIELKNPPS, encoded by the exons atggaagaaagtgaTGAACCTGAACAGCCTATCTCATTAGGGAGGCAGGAATTTAGAAGGAGAAGACGACCCAGCCAACCGATGGTAGACAAGTCCCAGCAAACTGAtgcaccagaaaaaaagaaacccatggCTGTAGTACAACCTCCTGTCCCCAAAGCTACCCTCAGTATTGGTAATATTTCTGGAAGCAAAGACAACTACTCTGCAAAAGAATATGAGTCTCTTAGACTGTCTTCTCAACTTCAACAAACTTGGATGAAGAGAAAGCGTGGCATGGAAATGACTGATAAGTCTCTGCAGACAGAGGCTTCTGTGGAAGAAAAAGCGAAAGCCATACTCACTGATAAAACACTTACCCTTGAAGAAACCCCAGTTGGTGTTGGAGAAACAGCTCCTGAATTGCCACAGTGTGTTCCAGAAGTAGAGATTCCAACAAGCAGACCCACAGCTCGGTTAATAGACAGATCTCAGCAGACCAGCTGTACTGGTGACTTTAGTGTGATGTACATTTGCCCAAAAGAAACAGTGGACAAAGAACAACAGACATACTTCAGTGAATTAGAAATTACCATCATGAATATGCCAGGTAGTTCCCTGCTTAAGCCAAAGGAGGAAACAATACCTGTTACACAAGAGGGTTCCTCGTTTGAAGTAGATGGTTCTCTTGAATTAGAGGTACTGTCAGCTGAAAAAGTCCCTGATGCCATGATGCCTTTCACTGGAGGGGCATTTTCTGGTGAAATCCAGGCTCTAACAGCTGATGAGCTTCCTTCTAAAGCCCCTGGTGACATTAGTCATCTGTCAGTGCAAGGGGCCCTTTCATATGAGCCTTATGATCGAGAGTATCTCCAACATGCTGAGGTGGATCATGAAGAACAACCTATTGAAATTGTGGTTCCATTCACAGAAGTGTTTGTGAAGATCCAAAATGTAGCAGGCGAAGAAGAATCTGCTACTGCTGAAGAGTCCACTGACGAAGGTCAACCTCTACCATCTGAGGGGGCTTTTAAAGAAGTGCAGCCACCATTAGATAACCACACATTAGAAGCAGTCTCAGCAGAAATTGCTGTGGTACTAGCGGAGGAATTTCCTACAGATGTCTTTGAAGGAGGTCAGCATCCATCAGCAGAGGATGCTCCTGAAGAAGTAGCACCTGCAAGAGTTCTGCCTCCACCAGCTGAGGAGGCCCATGCAGAAGCTTCACTTCCACCAGCTGAGGAGGCCCCTGCAAAAGTCCAACCTCCACCAGATGAGGAGGCCCCTGCAGAAACTCCACCTGCTCCAGCTGAGGAGGCCCCTGAAGAAACTTCACTTCCACCAGCTGAGGAGGCCCCTGCAGAAACTCCACCTTCTCCAGCTGAGGAGGCCCCTGCAGAAGTCCAACCTCCACCAGCTAAGGAGGCCCCTGCAGAAGCTCCACCTGCTCCAGCTGAGGAGGTCTCTCCAGAAGCTCCACCTGCACCAGCTGAAGAGGTACCTGCAGAAGCTTTACTTGCTCCAGCAGAGGAGGCCCCTGCAGAAGCTTCACCTGCTGAGGAGGCTCCTGCCCGATCTCCACCTGCACCAGCTGAGGAGACCCCTGTAGAAGCTCCACCTGCTCCAGCTGAGGAGGCCCCTGCAGAAGCTCCACCTGCTGAGGAGGCCCCAGCTGAACCTCCACCTGCACCAGCTGAGGAGGCCCATGCAGAAGCTCCACCTGCTCCAGCTGAGGAGGCCCCTGCAGAAGCTCCACCTGCTCCAGCTGAGGAGGCCCCTGCAGAAGCTCCACCTGCTGAGGAGGCCCCAGCTGAACCTCCACCTGCACCAGCTGAGGAGGCCCTTGCAGAAGCTCCACCTGCACCAGCTGAGGAGGCCCCTGCAGAAGTTCCACCTGCTCCAGCTGAGGAGGCCCCTGCAGAAGTTCCACCTGCTCCAGCTGAGGAGGCCCCTGCAGAAGCTCCACCTGCTCCAGCTGAGGAGGCCCCTGCAGAAGCTCCACCTGCTCCAGCTGAGGAGGCCCCTGCAGAAACTCCACCTGCTGAGGAGGCCCCAGCTGAACCTCCACCTGCACCAGCTGAGGAGGCCCTTGCAGAAGCTCCACCTGCTCCAGCTGAGGAGGCCCCTGCAGAAGCTCCACCTGCTCCAGCTGAGGAGGCCCCTGCAGAAGCTCCACCTGCTTTAGCTGAGGAGGCCCCTGCAGAAGCTCCACCTGCTGAGGAGGCCCCAGCTGAACCTCCACCTGCACCAGCTGAGGAGGCCCTTGCAGAAGCTCCACCTGCACCAGCTGAGGAGGCCCCTGCAGAAGCTCCACCTATACCACCTGAGGAGGCCCCTGTGGAAGCTTCACCTGCACCAGCTGAGGAGGCCCCTGTGGAAGTCCCACCTCCTCCATCTGAGGAGGCCTCTGAAGTAGCACCACCTGTACCAGCTGAGGAGGGTCCTGAAGAAGCTCTACTTTCACCAGCTGAGGAGGCCCCTGCAGAAATTTCACCTCCACCAGTTGAGGAGGCCCCTGCAGAAATTTCACCTCCACCAACTGAGGAGGCCCCTGTAGAAGCTCCACCTGCACCAGCTGAGGAGGCCCCTGCAGAAGCTCCACCTGTACCACCTGAGGAGGCCCCTGTGGAAGTCCCACCTCCTCCAGCTGAGGAG GCCCCTGCAGAAGCTCCACCTCCACCTGCTGAGGAGGCCCCTGCTGAACCTCCACCTGCACCAGCTGAGGAGGCCCCTACAGAAGCTCCACCTGCTCCAGCTGAGGAGGCCCCTGCTGAACCTCCACCTGCACCAGCTGAGGAGGCCCCTACAGAAGCTCCACCTGCTCCAGCTGAGGAGGCCCTTGTGGAAGCTTCACCTCTGCCAGTTGAGGAGGCCCCTGCAGAAGCTccacctgctccagcagaggaggCCTCGGTGGAAGCTCCACCTGCACCAGCTGAGGAGGCCCCTGCCGAAGCTCCATGTTTATCAGCAGATGATACCCCTGCAGAAGTTGAGTTTCCACCTACTCAAGAGCCTCCCCTACAAGGGGCTTCTGTTGAAGTTCAACCTCTGTCAGCTGAGGAGGTCTTTACGAATGTGGTTCCAGTTGAAGATGGCCCTACAGCTGAAACTGGGTCTCCTTCATCTGAGGGGGCTCCTCCTGAAGAACCTACAGTGGAAACCCAGGTGACATCAGTTGAGGAGAGCCCTGAAAAGACTTCTGCTGATGTTCAGCCTCCACCACCTGAGACTCCTGCTGAAGACTCTCCTGTTGTTAAACAGCCTTCCAAAACTGATGGGGTCCCTATTCAAGAGTTTCCCATGCAAGACACACCTGATGAAGGTTCACTTGCTCCTTCTGAACAATGCCCTGAAGATAAGACTTTACTAAAAGAACATCAGTTGCCCCCAGTAGCAGATATCACAGAGAAAGAATTAGATTCTTCTTTGACAGGTGATAGAAACTCTGAAGGAACAGATCCTACTCCTGCAGATGTGTCTAGGAGCAAGGATGAGCCGATTTCCACTTTCAAAATAGCAGGTACCATTAAAATAGAGTTAAAGAACCCACCCTCCTGA